One Gimesia sp. genomic window carries:
- a CDS encoding (Fe-S)-binding protein: MPPKVGLFIPCYVDQLFPQVGIATLKILEHFGVEVDYPESQTCCGQPMANTGCTNEVGPLAKRFVEIFKAYDAVVCPSGSCVSMVTHHYDEYFQNDADYENLKGKTYEFTDYLTTVMGVKQFAGRFPHKVGLHQSCHGLRELRLASSSEVVGEPFGNARALLESIEGVEITQLQRPDECCGFGGTFSVAEEAVSCMMGEDRVHDHEQAGTEVLTALDMSCLMHLNGIIRRQKKPIRVMHISEIFAECL; this comes from the coding sequence ATGCCGCCCAAAGTTGGCCTGTTTATCCCCTGTTATGTTGATCAGCTGTTCCCGCAGGTGGGGATTGCCACTCTGAAAATCCTCGAGCATTTCGGGGTCGAAGTCGACTATCCCGAAAGCCAGACCTGCTGCGGTCAACCGATGGCCAACACCGGCTGTACGAATGAAGTCGGACCGCTGGCAAAACGCTTCGTCGAGATTTTCAAAGCATACGACGCCGTCGTCTGCCCCTCGGGAAGTTGTGTCTCGATGGTCACGCATCACTACGACGAATATTTCCAGAACGATGCCGACTACGAAAACCTCAAAGGTAAAACCTATGAGTTCACAGACTACCTGACCACCGTAATGGGAGTAAAACAGTTCGCGGGTCGCTTCCCTCACAAGGTCGGCCTGCATCAGAGCTGTCACGGTTTACGAGAACTCCGTCTGGCCAGTTCCAGTGAAGTCGTAGGCGAACCCTTTGGAAACGCCCGGGCCCTGCTCGAAAGTATTGAGGGGGTCGAGATCACCCAGTTGCAGCGGCCCGACGAATGCTGCGGCTTCGGGGGAACGTTCTCCGTGGCGGAAGAAGCGGTCTCCTGCATGATGGGCGAAGACCGCGTCCACGATCACGAGCAGGCGGGCACCGAAGTCCTCACCGCTTTGGACATGTCCTGCCTGATGCATCTGAATGGCATCATCCGTCGGCAGAAGAAACCGATCCGGGTGATGCACATCTCCGAAATTTTTGCTGAGTGTTTATAA
- a CDS encoding FAD-dependent oxidoreductase: MPAADLIIFGGGIAGLWTLSEATRRGYRCFLLEAFELGSGQTIASQGIIHGGLKYTLQGMMTGSARGIREMPLIWRKSLTGEQTPDLSQTKVRSPHCYLWRTESLSSRLGMFGAKMGLRVAPRSLTADETPSVLAGCPGSIGVMEEQVISPFSLISNLAQTHADQIFKYDPAQLTFQTDTYGNITAVQLQTTEDDPLTINTRSVLLTAGSGNESLRTQARPDAVSQTAPFMQRRPLHMVLVRGNLPPFNGHCVDGAKTRVTITSDTDSQGRTVWQLGGQIAEQGVGQSRQELVAHAARELKAVMPGINVSGLEWTSYQVDRAEGATKSGLRPETPQLVVEGNLITAWPTKLALAPQLAEDVFDCLKKQGISPASGKHSDLTALQKLARPTVALPPWETASEWLTLEENDARTTAA, translated from the coding sequence GTGCCTGCGGCAGATCTGATTATCTTCGGAGGAGGCATTGCCGGCCTCTGGACCCTGAGCGAAGCCACGCGGCGGGGATACCGGTGTTTTCTGCTCGAAGCTTTCGAACTGGGCAGCGGACAGACCATCGCTTCCCAGGGTATTATTCACGGCGGATTAAAATACACACTGCAGGGCATGATGACCGGATCCGCACGCGGAATCCGTGAGATGCCGCTGATCTGGCGGAAATCCCTCACCGGCGAACAAACGCCCGATCTCTCGCAGACCAAAGTCCGCTCACCCCACTGCTATCTCTGGCGAACCGAATCCCTCTCCTCACGGCTGGGAATGTTCGGTGCCAAAATGGGTCTCCGCGTCGCACCCCGGAGTCTGACCGCTGACGAAACACCGTCGGTCCTCGCCGGCTGCCCCGGTTCCATCGGCGTCATGGAGGAACAGGTGATCTCTCCCTTCAGCCTGATCAGCAATCTGGCACAAACGCACGCCGACCAGATTTTCAAATATGATCCCGCACAGCTGACCTTTCAAACAGACACATATGGAAACATCACCGCAGTTCAACTGCAGACCACCGAGGACGATCCGCTTACGATCAACACTCGCTCTGTTCTGCTGACTGCCGGCAGCGGTAACGAATCGCTTCGCACCCAGGCACGCCCGGATGCCGTTTCTCAGACCGCCCCCTTCATGCAACGACGCCCCCTGCACATGGTTCTCGTGCGGGGTAACCTGCCACCGTTCAACGGGCACTGTGTCGACGGCGCTAAAACACGGGTGACGATCACTTCAGATACCGACTCCCAGGGACGCACTGTCTGGCAACTGGGAGGCCAGATCGCCGAACAGGGCGTAGGTCAGTCACGACAGGAACTCGTCGCTCACGCTGCCCGGGAGCTAAAGGCTGTCATGCCCGGGATCAACGTCTCCGGCCTGGAATGGACTTCGTACCAGGTTGATCGTGCCGAAGGAGCCACGAAGTCAGGCCTGCGACCGGAAACGCCTCAACTGGTTGTCGAAGGAAACCTGATCACCGCCTGGCCTACCAAACTGGCTTTGGCACCACAGCTGGCAGAAGATGTGTTCGACTGCCTCAAGAAACAGGGAATCTCGCCTGCGTCTGGCAAGCATTCCGATCTCACGGCACTCCAGAAATTAGCCCGCCCCACTGTCGCGCTGCCTCCCTGGGAAACAGCATCGGAGTGGCTGACACTGGAAGAGAACGACGCACGTACTACCGCCGCCTGA
- a CDS encoding RidA family protein: MSIEAKIQELNLELPEAPKPGGIYNPVVQVEDMLYISGHGPVKTDGSMHKGRVGEEITEEQGVEAARAVGLTMLATLKQYLGDLNRIDRFVKVLGMVNAAPDFKHHPQVINGFSDLMVQIFGENGRAARSAVGMGSLPGNISVEVEAIVLLKKEARASI; the protein is encoded by the coding sequence ATGAGCATCGAGGCAAAAATTCAGGAACTGAATCTGGAACTCCCTGAAGCCCCCAAACCAGGTGGAATCTATAACCCCGTCGTCCAGGTGGAAGACATGCTGTATATCTCCGGTCATGGCCCCGTCAAAACGGATGGGTCTATGCACAAAGGACGGGTTGGCGAAGAAATCACCGAAGAACAGGGGGTCGAAGCTGCCCGCGCTGTTGGTCTGACCATGCTGGCGACCCTCAAACAGTACCTGGGTGACCTGAATCGCATCGATCGCTTCGTCAAAGTGCTCGGCATGGTCAATGCCGCCCCCGATTTCAAACATCATCCGCAGGTCATCAACGGCTTCAGCGATCTGATGGTGCAGATTTTCGGCGAAAATGGTCGCGCCGCCCGCAGTGCCGTCGGCATGGGTTCACTGCCCGGAAATATCTCTGTCGAAGTCGAAGCCATCGTGCTGCTCAAGAAAGAAGCCCGGGCCTCCATCTGA
- a CDS encoding LutB/LldF family L-lactate oxidation iron-sulfur protein — translation MPSHPQLAAEFIENKDRAHWHDQSLWFVRSKRDKAVNQLPEWELLREQASQIKQHTVSDLPNLLEEFERNATARGVHVHWARNATEHNEIVHGILKQHNVSRVVKSKSMLTEECHLNPYLERHGIEIIDTDLGERIVQMQNMPPSHIVMPAIHIKKEEIGELFHEKLGTEKGATDPQYLTEAARQHLRQKFIQAEAGITGVNFAIAETGGFVVCTNEGNADLGTSLNKLHIACMGIEKLIPRAGDLSVFLRLLARSATGQPITTYSSHFHGPAPGQEMHIVLLDNGRSEISGSDEFRRSLNCIRCAACMNTCPVYRRSGGYSYSNTVPGPIGSILGPARDPKENSSLPFACSLCGSCTDVCPVKIDLHHQLLTWRKEIRIKGFLPFSKRISMKMMSWMMQAPKLYKLSGKLARWIVPKLPRFLLYNRLNDWGKQRELPEFPKQSFREWMKENHDKK, via the coding sequence ATGCCTTCACATCCCCAATTAGCAGCCGAATTCATCGAGAACAAAGACCGTGCGCACTGGCATGATCAGTCGCTCTGGTTCGTTCGCTCCAAGCGGGACAAAGCCGTCAACCAGCTCCCCGAATGGGAACTGCTCCGCGAACAGGCTTCACAGATTAAACAGCACACGGTTTCCGATCTGCCAAACCTGCTCGAAGAATTCGAACGCAACGCGACTGCCCGCGGCGTGCACGTCCATTGGGCCCGTAACGCGACCGAGCATAACGAAATCGTCCATGGCATTCTGAAACAGCACAACGTGAGCCGCGTGGTCAAAAGCAAGTCGATGCTCACCGAAGAATGTCATCTCAACCCTTACCTCGAACGGCATGGAATTGAGATCATCGACACCGACCTCGGCGAACGCATCGTCCAGATGCAGAACATGCCTCCCAGTCACATCGTCATGCCCGCGATTCACATCAAGAAGGAAGAGATCGGCGAGCTGTTCCACGAAAAACTGGGTACCGAAAAAGGGGCCACCGATCCCCAGTACCTGACCGAAGCCGCCCGGCAGCATCTCCGGCAGAAGTTCATCCAGGCCGAAGCTGGTATTACCGGGGTCAACTTTGCGATCGCAGAGACCGGCGGTTTTGTCGTCTGCACGAATGAAGGCAACGCAGACCTGGGAACCTCGCTCAACAAACTGCACATCGCCTGTATGGGCATCGAAAAACTGATTCCCCGTGCCGGCGATTTGAGCGTCTTCCTCCGGCTGCTGGCCCGCTCCGCCACCGGACAGCCGATTACCACCTATTCCTCACACTTCCATGGACCGGCCCCCGGACAGGAAATGCACATTGTTCTCCTGGACAATGGTCGCAGTGAAATTTCAGGTAGTGATGAATTCCGTCGCTCGCTGAACTGCATCCGCTGTGCCGCCTGTATGAATACCTGCCCCGTCTACCGACGCAGTGGCGGATACAGTTACAGCAACACAGTTCCCGGACCCATCGGTTCGATCCTCGGACCGGCCCGTGATCCAAAAGAGAACTCCTCGCTGCCGTTCGCCTGCAGTCTGTGTGGATCCTGCACCGACGTCTGTCCGGTCAAAATCGATCTGCATCATCAGCTGCTCACCTGGCGGAAAGAAATTCGCATCAAGGGCTTCCTCCCCTTCTCCAAGCGGATCTCCATGAAGATGATGTCCTGGATGATGCAGGCACCGAAGCTCTATAAACTGTCCGGTAAGCTGGCACGCTGGATCGTACCAAAGCTACCCCGCTTCCTGCTGTATAATCGCCTGAACGACTGGGGAAAACAGCGGGAGCTGCCCGAGTTCCCCAAACAGAGTTTCCGGGAATGGATGAAAGAGAATCATGACAAAAAGTAA
- a CDS encoding LUD domain-containing protein, with the protein MTKSKDDILSKLRKQSVPPVELPNLETPELKQRWIQYPDPTAQFTEVLSGVGGICLQVKDVAEATQKLAEMPAFTDAKKVCSQISECGNPNVSISEITDPHDFEDIDFAILPGEFAVAENGAVWITNDGGPARVLYFLAQHVALLVPASAVINNMAEAYERLAFAGNSFGTFMSGPSKTADIEQSLVIGAHGARSLIVFLVEDAFQTN; encoded by the coding sequence ATGACAAAAAGTAAAGACGACATTCTCAGCAAGCTCCGGAAACAGTCGGTCCCTCCCGTCGAACTCCCCAACCTGGAAACTCCCGAACTCAAACAGCGGTGGATTCAATATCCCGATCCGACGGCGCAGTTCACCGAGGTCCTTTCCGGCGTCGGTGGAATCTGCCTGCAGGTTAAAGACGTTGCCGAAGCGACACAGAAACTCGCAGAAATGCCTGCATTCACTGATGCCAAAAAAGTCTGTTCGCAGATCTCCGAATGCGGCAATCCGAATGTTTCGATCTCCGAAATCACTGACCCCCACGATTTTGAAGACATCGATTTTGCGATTCTTCCCGGCGAATTCGCGGTCGCAGAAAACGGCGCCGTCTGGATTACTAACGACGGCGGACCAGCGCGGGTACTCTACTTTCTCGCACAACACGTCGCCCTGCTCGTACCTGCTTCCGCAGTGATCAACAACATGGCCGAAGCTTACGAACGACTCGCCTTTGCAGGGAACAGCTTTGGAACCTTCATGTCCGGCCCGTCGAAAACGGCCGACATCGAACAGTCACTGGTGATCGGAGCCCACGGCGCACGCTCCCTGATCGTCTTCCTCGTCGAAGATGCATTTCAGACGAACTGA
- a CDS encoding aldo/keto reductase has translation MQYRPLGNTGASISALGFGAFKIGRNQQIKYSQAYDLPDDATTETLLNSILDLGINHFDTAPAYGISEERIGRFLSHRRTEFLLSTKIGETFENGQSNYDYSRASLTASLERSLQRLKTDVLDMVLIHSNGDDQKILNDSDAVEVLQSFQEAGKIRWIGLSGKTVAGGTAALKWADLLMVEYHLEDPSHAELIQRAADQGVGILVKKGLASGHLPPAEAISFVLENPGVSNLVVGGLNLAHIEKNWQTAGAVSLRPAA, from the coding sequence ATGCAATATCGTCCCCTGGGAAATACGGGTGCTTCCATCAGTGCTCTTGGCTTCGGCGCGTTCAAGATCGGTCGCAATCAGCAGATCAAATACAGTCAGGCTTACGACCTGCCCGATGACGCCACCACCGAAACGCTGCTCAACTCGATTCTCGATCTGGGTATCAATCACTTCGACACGGCACCCGCGTATGGCATCAGCGAAGAACGTATCGGCCGCTTTCTGTCACACCGCCGCACTGAGTTTCTGCTGTCGACCAAAATCGGTGAGACCTTTGAAAACGGACAATCAAACTACGACTATTCTCGCGCGAGTCTGACCGCCAGCCTGGAGCGGAGTCTGCAACGCCTCAAGACCGATGTGCTGGACATGGTCCTGATTCACTCCAACGGAGACGATCAGAAAATTCTTAACGACAGCGATGCCGTAGAGGTCCTGCAGTCGTTTCAAGAGGCGGGCAAGATTCGCTGGATCGGTCTGTCTGGAAAAACCGTGGCAGGTGGCACTGCGGCTCTGAAGTGGGCTGATCTCTTGATGGTCGAATATCACCTCGAAGATCCTTCGCACGCAGAGCTGATTCAACGCGCTGCAGACCAGGGTGTCGGCATTCTGGTCAAAAAAGGGCTCGCTTCCGGACATCTTCCCCCTGCGGAAGCGATCTCGTTTGTCCTCGAAAATCCCGGTGTCAGTAATCTGGTTGTGGGTGGTTTGAATCTCGCGCACATCGAAAAAAACTGGCAAACCGCGGGTGCCGTCTCTCTGAGACCCGCCGCATAA